AACACCGTTTGCAGCGGTCATTCTGGCAGAAATTTTGGATAAAGCGGGTGTTCCAAAAGGAGTCTTTAATCTTGTAAACGGTTCAGGTTCAACAGTAGGTGAAGCAATCAGTACACATCCGGATGTGGACATTGTATCGTTTACCGGATCAGGTGAAGTTGGCAGCGGATTAATGAAAAATGCTGCTGAAGATATTAAAAATATTTCATTGGAACTTGGCGGCAAATCACCATTTGTTATTTTAAAAGATGCGGATGTAAAGGAAGCAGCAAAAGCGGCATTAGGACAAATTGCTATGAATACAGGGCAAGTTTGTTCCGCGGCAACCCGCATGATTGTACCGGAAGAAATGCATGATGAATTCATTGAAGCAATGAAAGAATTTGTTACGGAATTTCCAGTAGGGGATCCACAGGATAAAAATACATTTATGGGTCCTCAAGTTTCCAAAGATCAGTGGGAGACCGTTCAGTCCTACATTAAAAAAGGTGAAGAAGAAGGTGCAACCATTGCAATCGGTGGGCCAGGCAGACCAGATGGAATTAATAAAGGTTTCTTCTCACAAATTACGGTATTTACGAATGTGAAAAACGATATGACCATTGCACAGGAGGAAATCTTTGGTCCGGTTATGTCGGTCATCAAGTACAAAGATTTAGACGAAGCCATTGATATTGCTAATGATACGATTTATGGACTTGCCGGATATGTATTCGGTAATGATAAAGAAGACCTGAAGAAAGTCGCATTCTCCATTCGAGCAGGGCAAATTCGTATTAACGATAGTGAAACGGATCGTTCAGCACCATTCGGCGGATTTAAACAATCTGGTATTGGCCGTGAATGGGGCGATTATGGTATCGAGGAGTTTCTTGAGCCAAAAGCGATTATGGGAATGCCGTTCTAATTGGAAAGCTGTCCAAGTGTTTGTAACTTGGGCAGTTTTTTTGTCTTGAAGAAATTGAGGGAGATTTTATTAGAACAGTTGGGGAGGATATTAGAAGAAATGCGCTGGTTATTTGAAGAACGGTAGAACATATTAGAAGAGTTGCCGGCCTTATTAGAACAAACATTAAATAAATTAGAACTTCGAATTTTTATTAGAACAAATAAAAATATATTAGCAGATCTCAAAATTTATTAGAAAATCATTGACGGAAATTCCTTTAGGCACCCTTCAAATTAAAGTTATCCACAAGTAACTAAATTATTGCGCGGGAAATTTTTGAATTATCTGATATTAGATGGAGTGTTCTCAATATTTGTAAAGCTACATTCTTTCAAAATAAAAAGCATCGGAAATAAATTTCCCGATGCTATTGTATGACTATTTTTTTGGAGCTAAATCTTCAATCGAATCAATATCCATATATGCTGGAACAACAAAGCCAAGTCGTGCCCCTTTTAAATTTTCGCCTAAATCAATAAAGTCATCTTTGTGCTTTTCGTAAAAGGATTCATGGGTAATCGGCAGCCATGGAGCTAATGAAATATCCCCATTTCCCGTTGAAATCGCCTGGAACATAATTGCTGGGTCAACTGGAGTGATTTCGGTATCAAAGCCATGCTGTTCCAATATAGCTGCGATGACATGTGATGAAGCATCTTCAGTATCCCAAGGAGTTGAAATAATACTAATTTTTTCACCGTTTCCTTTTTCAACGCCATCAGTCCATTCTGCAATCGTATCCGAATTTTCCTCTACCCACTTATTTGCAGCATCCTCAAAGTTTGAATCTTGGGCATCGGTCATGACCGTTTCCATATCTTCCGGCTCCCAATAAAAGCGATCCACTATTGTATAAGCGTTCGGTAAATCTTCTTTAAAGCCTTTTCGTACAATCGTATTAATATTTTCAATTTCACCTAATGATTTTTTAGGATCCTCCAAATATTTCAGATCATATTTTGCGAACATCCAGTGAGGGTTCCAGCCTGTAAATATAATGGGTTCTTCATTTTTATAAGCTTTATCCAGTTCGCCCAGCATACCTGCCGTAGAACTTTCTGTAAGGTTCCAGTTATTTAGATTTTCATAATCTTGTAAAGCATTATTTGCTAATTCCATTGTTCCGCTTCCTGGTTCAATGCCATTAATCGTGTAGTTTAATTTTTCTTCAATTGTAGCACTGCTATCATCCTGATTATTACAACCAGCTAAAAGCAGACCCGATAATGCTACTGAAAATAATCCTAATTTTTTAAAATGCATAATACGCTCCCTTTATTCCTTTTATAATGTAACAACCTTAAACATTTTACGAATTGTTACTTGGTTTATAATTATTAACTTAAACTTTATTTTTGTCAATTCGAAATCGTAAAAAAATACTATATAGAAATAAAAAAGTCGGATGGAAACCGTTAAATATTACAAAATTTTATTGGAGATTACGTAATAAACTATAAAATTACAATATTGCAATTTAAATGTCTCCATTGTTACGTTTCTGAAAAGCGGGGTTTATAAATAAAGTATTTTATCAAAATAGGATTACGATAAATGGGAAAAGGAATGAGCTCTATGCTACATATCGAAAACTTACGCAAAGTATACCGTGGTGGGAAAGTGACCGTTGATAACTTAACTCTAGATATTAAAAAGAGGAGTTTATCGCATTTATTGGGACGAGCGGTAGTGGTAAAACGACAGCTCTTCGTATGCTGAACCGCATGGTAGAACCTATTAGCGGAACAATTTCAATAAACAGGAAAGAGATTACGAAGATGAATCCGGTTACTCAATAACCGAACTTTAACACCTATTTTCAAAATAGGTGTTTTTTTATTCTTTTGGGAATAATTTGAACTATTGATCTTGATAACTGGTAATGTTTTGAAAAGAGGTAAGAGGGAGGAATTAATTTTTATGGTATTGATCAAACGGTTAGATATATGGCTTATCGGCTTTAACATTTCATAATAATTAGTTGAATATTAACAAAAGTGAAACTATTTTGAATTTAAGTTCGTAATATATAAGTGTAAACAGATGTTTACGAGAAAGAGATAGGGGGATGAAGAGTGGTAACTTTTAAAAAGGCGGGTGCCATGCTAACTGCAACAGCGCTATCTGTTGGGTTATTAGCACCGATTGCTAGTGCTTCAACATTAGGGAATGAACGAATGGAGACATTACCGATTCAGGTCGCACAAGCAAATACTACAGTAACAAAAGCAGATTTAATAAAGCGTTTCCGAGAATTATTTCCAAATGAGTTCCTGCATGTATCGGAAAAAGACTTTCATAGCGGGGCTGGATACTCACATCATTCAGACACTACGGTGCGTTATGAACTTTATTTCTCAAAGAATATTAATGATCAATATGAACATGGGAGCTTTGTTTTCGTAGGGGATACGTTAGAGTTGGAGCAATTCTATTATCAACCTGTATACACAAAGGATGTATTATTCCCGGCAAAATATTCAAAAGAAGAAGTGAAAAAATCAGCGGATAAATTTATGGAAAAGTTCAGTAAAGGCGAAGGGTATGAGCTTGTGCCGAACCCATACGATTATTACTCTCCATCTATATTAACGCAGCCTGTTGAATACTCATTTAATTATGAGAAGAAAAATTCAGGAATTCCAATTTCAGATCAAACTATCAATATTCGTGTACTAGGAGATGGAACAGTATCATCTTTTTATAGAACAACCTCTTCAAAAAATAATTTCACATATGATGACCCATCAAAAAAACAAGATGAATCATCCGTTGCTAACCGCGTTCAAGATGCTTTAAAAGCACAATTGTCTTATACAATTATACCGGATTATTCAACAGGAAATCATAAAGTGAAGTTAGTTTATGAACCGAATAGCCAGGTTATTTCAGGTATCCATGCGCTAACAGGGGAATGGTTCACTATGGACGGACTCTCATCAACAATATCTGCTAAACCAATTACACCAATTGTATCAGCGCCATTAGCGTCAAAACAGCCGAACATGACAGCAGCTCAGGCACGAGCATTGGCTGAAAAATTGCTTGCAACAGATATAAAAGGTGTTCAACTGGAGATTGGAGCGGTTGATGAAACAACTTCGGAGTCGGGTAAAGAAGTATTCAACATTCAATATATGTATAACTATCGTAATGGTGGAACAGGGACTGTACTAACAATTGATAAAGCAACAGGGGAATTCATTAATTACAGTGATATAAAAAGTAGTCTCGAAGTAGATAATGATGACAGCAAAGATGAAGTGAAATTAACACAAAAACAGGCATTGGATAAAGCGATCGCTCTTGTAAAAGAATGGATCCCTTCATCTGCTCACAAGTATGCATTGCCGGTAAATGAAGGCTACCATGAGACCTACAATAATAGTTATAACTTTACATTCCCGCGCATCGAGAATGGCTTAACGGTAATGGGGGATAGTGTCTCAGTAAGTGTCGATGCCAAAACAGGTGATTTAGTCAACTTATACATGAGCGACTATGGTGATTTGGAGTACCCGGCAGTAACGGATATTTTAGCTGAACAGGAAGCAACAAAAATGTTGAAGGATGAGTTGAAACTGAAACTGCAATATGTGAATCATCCAAAAGTAGGGAATGAGCAGCATTACAGTTTAGCATACCAACCAGTCTTCAAAGAACGGTCTGCTGGCATTGATGCCAAAACAGGTGAATGGTTAGATGCATCTGGAATGGCCAATGCGGACAAGCCGAAAATCGAGCATCCAAAAGCTGCCGAAGAATTAAATTATTTAATTCATGCAGGTATTTTAGAAGTTAACGAAAAGTTTAACCCGGATGCCGCTATTACAAAAGAGGAAGCATTAAAAGTATTACTGAAATCCGTAACATACATGTATTACAGCTCTAGATACAATGATTTTGAAATGGCGGACGAATCATTTACTGATATAACGCCAGACGATCCTTCATATGCATTTGTCTCTCGTGCATTAAAGATGGGAATGCTCGATGCATCTACTAAAACCTTTAATCCTCAGACAGCTCTTACTAATCAGGAGCTGGCAAAATGGGTAATTGGAACACTGAAACTAAATAAACCTGCACAACTGAGTGATATATATGAATTGAAATACAGTGATGCCGCACTAGTAGATAAGGAATTACGTGGTCACGTGGCATTAGCGTATGCAATGGGATTACTTGAAGCTGAAAATAATCAGTTGAAGCCAACTAGTGAAGTTACGTATGCACAATTAGCTCAAGTGACAATTCGTTTAGCACATAAAATGAACGAATATCAGATTAATAACTATTAAAAGCAGGTTTAGTTTAAATGAAACATCCCTTGCCATTTAAAACGGCAAGGGTTTTCATATGTAAATTACGGAGCTAAGAACGATTATTGCGTTGCGAAAATCAGAATGGTGGGATGATTAATGGTTATTAATCGAAATGAAATTTACTTCCGAAAGTTGAAATTAGAAGATTTCAATGCTGTAGTTGATTGGAGCAGGGATGAGCATTTTTGT
This genomic window from Solibacillus sp. FSL R5-0449 contains:
- a CDS encoding aldehyde dehydrogenase family protein, which produces MLNHTKQYINGEWVDSTGSDTIEVINPATEEVVGKISSGTKEDVNRAVQAANEAFPSFSKMSVDDRIKLLEAIAEEYENRKDDLVKIMTAELGAPITKSEEIHFKMGLTHFKEAAEQLKTFKFTEKREKSYIQKEPIGVAGLITPWNFPTNQLSTKLASALAAGCTMVVKPASQTPFAAVILAEILDKAGVPKGVFNLVNGSGSTVGEAISTHPDVDIVSFTGSGEVGSGLMKNAAEDIKNISLELGGKSPFVILKDADVKEAAKAALGQIAMNTGQVCSAATRMIVPEEMHDEFIEAMKEFVTEFPVGDPQDKNTFMGPQVSKDQWETVQSYIKKGEEEGATIAIGGPGRPDGINKGFFSQITVFTNVKNDMTIAQEEIFGPVMSVIKYKDLDEAIDIANDTIYGLAGYVFGNDKEDLKKVAFSIRAGQIRINDSETDRSAPFGGFKQSGIGREWGDYGIEEFLEPKAIMGMPF
- a CDS encoding YcdB/YcdC domain-containing protein; amino-acid sequence: MVTFKKAGAMLTATALSVGLLAPIASASTLGNERMETLPIQVAQANTTVTKADLIKRFRELFPNEFLHVSEKDFHSGAGYSHHSDTTVRYELYFSKNINDQYEHGSFVFVGDTLELEQFYYQPVYTKDVLFPAKYSKEEVKKSADKFMEKFSKGEGYELVPNPYDYYSPSILTQPVEYSFNYEKKNSGIPISDQTINIRVLGDGTVSSFYRTTSSKNNFTYDDPSKKQDESSVANRVQDALKAQLSYTIIPDYSTGNHKVKLVYEPNSQVISGIHALTGEWFTMDGLSSTISAKPITPIVSAPLASKQPNMTAAQARALAEKLLATDIKGVQLEIGAVDETTSESGKEVFNIQYMYNYRNGGTGTVLTIDKATGEFINYSDIKSSLEVDNDDSKDEVKLTQKQALDKAIALVKEWIPSSAHKYALPVNEGYHETYNNSYNFTFPRIENGLTVMGDSVSVSVDAKTGDLVNLYMSDYGDLEYPAVTDILAEQEATKMLKDELKLKLQYVNHPKVGNEQHYSLAYQPVFKERSAGIDAKTGEWLDASGMANADKPKIEHPKAAEELNYLIHAGILEVNEKFNPDAAITKEEALKVLLKSVTYMYYSSRYNDFEMADESFTDITPDDPSYAFVSRALKMGMLDASTKTFNPQTALTNQELAKWVIGTLKLNKPAQLSDIYELKYSDAALVDKELRGHVALAYAMGLLEAENNQLKPTSEVTYAQLAQVTIRLAHKMNEYQINNY
- a CDS encoding glycine betaine ABC transporter substrate-binding protein, with product MHFKKLGLFSVALSGLLLAGCNNQDDSSATIEEKLNYTINGIEPGSGTMELANNALQDYENLNNWNLTESSTAGMLGELDKAYKNEEPIIFTGWNPHWMFAKYDLKYLEDPKKSLGEIENINTIVRKGFKEDLPNAYTIVDRFYWEPEDMETVMTDAQDSNFEDAANKWVEENSDTIAEWTDGVEKGNGEKISIISTPWDTEDASSHVIAAILEQHGFDTEITPVDPAIMFQAISTGNGDISLAPWLPITHESFYEKHKDDFIDLGENLKGARLGFVVPAYMDIDSIEDLAPKK